From one Eleginops maclovinus isolate JMC-PN-2008 ecotype Puerto Natales chromosome 7, JC_Emac_rtc_rv5, whole genome shotgun sequence genomic stretch:
- the rpe gene encoding ribulose-phosphate 3-epimerase, which produces MAYSAKIGPSILSSDLACLGRECMRMMGCGADYLHLDVMDGHFVPNLTFGHPMVECLRKSVGQDPFFDMHMMVSRPEQWVKPMAAAGANQYTFHIESTTNPGNLIKEIRESGMKVGLALKPGTTVEELAPWANQIDMALVMTVEPGFGGQKFMEDMMPKVSWLRSQFPSLDIEVDGGVGPDTIHKCAEAGANMIVSGSAVIGSDDPRSVISLLRTVVAEAIQKRSLDR; this is translated from the exons ATGGCTTACAGTGCAAAGATCGGTCCGTCCATCCTGAGCAGCGACTTGGCCTGCCTGGGCCGGGAGTGCATGCGTATGATGGGGTGCGGGGCAGACTACCTGCACCTCGACGTCATGGACGG gCACTTTGTACCCAACCTCACATTTGGACATCCCATGGTAGAGTGCCTGAGGAAGTCAGTAGGCCAAGACCCTTTCTTTG ACATGCACATGATGGTGTCTCGGCCGGAGCAGTGGGTGAAACCCATGGCTGCAGCAGGAGCCAATCAGTACACATTCCACATAGAGTCCACCACCAACCCTGGAAACCTCATCAAGGAGATACGAGAGAGTGGAATGAAG GTGGGTTTGGCTCTAAAACCTGGTACTACTGTTGAAGAGCTAGCACCCTGGGCTAACCAGATCGACATGGCTCTGGTCATGACTGTTGAACCTGGCTTTGGAGGACAGAAGTTTATGGAAGACATGATGCCCAAG GTGAGCTGGTTGCGGAGTCAATTTCCTTCATTAGACATAGAAGTAGATGGAGGAGTTGGCCCGGACACCATTCACAAGTGTGCAGAG GCAGGAGCCAACATGATTGTGTCAGGCAGCGCTGTGATAGGCAGCGACGACCCTCGATCTGTCATCTCTCTCCTGCGCACCGTGGTGGCAGAAGCAATCCAGAAACGTTCACTGGACCGCTGA